Proteins found in one Limanda limanda chromosome 18, fLimLim1.1, whole genome shotgun sequence genomic segment:
- the prkrip1 gene encoding PRKR-interacting protein 1 homolog, which produces MAAHTQKNNKPGKASGKEAQPLIIAKTPAEEQRLKLERLMRNPDKLAPIPDRLKEWNPRAPPEFVRDVMGSSAGAGSGEFHVYRHLRRREYQRQDFLDKVADKMDKDVEYLDKVEQNKQAADERTAKRRKKRDKMKEKKLMAKKAKLEGDNKTEDGAVKSSEDSEEDEDREAEDDAEAPSFIMGKK; this is translated from the coding sequence ATGGCGGCGCACACGCAAAAGAACAACAAGCCGGGGAAAGCGTCGGGGAAAGAGGCCCAGCCTCTGATAATCGCCAAAACCCCGGCGGAGGAGCAGCGTCTGAAGCTGGAGAGGTTGATGCGGAACCCGGACAAGCTCGCTCCGATCCCAGACCGACTCAAAGAATGGAACCCGCGGGCTCCGCCGGAGTTCGTCCGGGACGTGATGGGCTCCAGCGCCGGCGCGGGAAGCGGCGAGTTCCACGTTTACCGGCACCTCCGCCGCAGAGAGTACCAGAGACAGGACTTCCTGGACAAGGTGGCGGACAAGATGGACAAGGACGTGGAGTATCTGGACAAGGTGGAGCAGAACAAGCAGGCGGCCGACGAGAGGACGGCCAAGCGCCGGAAGAAGCGCGAcaagatgaaggagaagaagctcATGGCGAAGAAGGCGAAGCTAGAAGGAGACAACAAGACGGAGGACGGCGCCGTTAAGAGCTCAGAGGACAgtgaagaggatgaggacagagaggcTGAGGATGATGCTGAGGCTCCGAGCTTCATCATGGGGAAGAAATAA